One stretch of Astatotilapia calliptera chromosome 3, fAstCal1.2, whole genome shotgun sequence DNA includes these proteins:
- the LOC113018687 gene encoding oxysterol-binding protein 1-like, producing the protein MSEAKTPTPTPPGDTYKGWVFKWTNYIKGYQRRWFVLSNGLLSYYRTQAEMGHTCRGTINLATATITVDDACNFVISNGGAQTYHLKASCEVERQRWITALELAKAKAVRMQAESDDSGDDFPSSSPRITQGGGSQNSEVQSALRTLSNKVEDLSTCNDLISKHGSALQRSLAELDGLRLTGEAGDKIRQVTERATLFRITSNAMINACRDFLTLAQTHSKRWQKALQAEREQRVRLEETLEQLAKQHNHLERAFRGAAQANASPDNKGAAGPGKGEASDEDDDNEFFDAMEEAPEFITVPADPQFHKRSSSNISGLNSELCADDQSLNEEPLAMNQESPSQELVPLKKRRTRIPDKPNYSLNLWSIMKNCIGKELSKIPMPVNFNEPISMLQRLSEDLEYHELLDKAAKCQNSLEQMCYVAAFAVSAYSTTVYRTGKPFNPLLGETYELDRKRESGYRSLCEQVSHHPPAAAHHAISDRGWTLRQEITVASKFRGKYLSIMPLGTIHAVFEKSNNHYTWKKVNTTVHNIIVGKLWIDQSGEIDVVNHTTGDRCHLKFAPYSYFSRDVARKVTGVVMDKDGKAHYVLSGTWDEKMEFSKVMQSSRGGENGTEGKQKTVYQTLKARELWRRNPLPDGAETMYYFTALALTLNEPEEGVAPTDSRRRPDQRLMEEGRWDEANAEKQRLEEKQRTARREREREAASQRTSSQSEEAVDEDSVTDPSLKGAPHDSYLALWFERCEDPITGEEIHIYKGGYWEAKERGSWESCPNIF; encoded by the exons ATGTCAGAAGCCAAGACCCCCACTCCCACCCCTCCTGGAGACACATACAAAGGATGGGTGTTCAAGTGGACAAATTATATCAAAGGTTATCAGCGGAGGTGGTTTGTGCTGAGCAATGGGCTGCTGTCATACTACAG GACCCAGGCAGAGATGGGTCACACGTGTCGGGGCACCATCAACTTGGCTACAGCTACTATCACTGTGGATGATGCCTGCAACTTTGTCATCTCCAATGGAGGGGCACAAACATATCACCTCAAGGCCAGCTGTGAGGTGGAACGTCAGCGATGGATCACTGCCCTGGAGCTGGCCAAAGCCAAGGCTGTCCGCATGCAGGCAGAGTCAG ATGACTCGGGCGATGACTTCCCTTCATCGTCACCACGCATCACACAAGGTGGTGGGTCACAAAATTCAGAAGTCCAGTCTGCTCTCAGAACCCTGAGCAACAAAGTGGAGGATCTGAGCACCTGCAACGATCTGATCTCAAAGCATGGCTCTGCCCTCCAGAG gtCATTAGCAGAACTGGATGGTTTACGTCTGACTGGAGAGGCTGGGGATAAGATTCGCCAAGTCACAGAAAGAGCCACTCTGTTCCGCATCACCTCTAACGCCATGATCAAT GCGTGCCGAGACTTCTTGACGCTGGCACAAACTCACAGCAAGCGATGGCAAAAGGCCCTGCAGGCTGAGCGGGAGCAGAGAGTGCGGCTGGAGGAGACTTTAGAGCAACTGGCCAAACAGCACAATCACCTCGAGCGAGCATTCAGAGGAGCCGCACAGGCTAATGCTAGTCCAGACAATAAAG gTGCTGCTGGGCCTGGAAAAGGTGAGGCcagtgatgaggatgatgacaaTGAGTTCTTTGATGCCATGGAAGAAGCCCCCGAGTTTATCACTGTACCTGCGGACCCCCAGTTTCACAA AAGGTCAAGCAGTAATATCAGCGGCCTCAATAGTGAATTGTGTGCAGATGATCAGTCG CTTAACGAGGAGCCTCTTGCGATGAACCAGGAGTCCCCCTCCCAGGAGCTGGTACCCTTAAAGAAGAGGCGGACACGCATCCCAGACAAACCAAACTACTCCCTCAACCTTTGGAGCATCATGAAAAACTGCATCGGCAAAGAGCTGTCTAAGATCCCGATGCCT GTTAATTTCAATGAGCCCATCTCCATGCTGCAGCGGTTGTCTGAGGACCTCGAGTACCACGAGTTGCTGGATAAGGCCGCAAAGTGTCAGAACTCTTTGGAGCAGATGTGCTACGTGGCCGCCTTCGCAGTGTCTGCCTACTCCACCACAGTCTACCGCACGGGAAAGCCTTTCAACCCTCTGCTGGGAGAAACGTATGAGCTGGACCGCAAGAGAGAAAGTGGCTACCGCTCTCTATGTGAGCAg GTGAGTCACCACCCACCTGCTGCTGCACATCATGCTATCTCTGATCGTGGCTGGACGTTGAGACAAGAAATCACAGTTGCGAGCAAGTTCAGGGGGAAATACCTCTCCATTATGCCTTTGG GCACAATTCATGCAGTCTTTGAGAAGAGCAATAATCACTACACATGGAAGAAAGTTAACACCACGGTGCACAACATCATTGTCGGAAAACTTTGGATCGATCAG TCTGGTGAGATAGACGTAGTAAACCACACCACCGGAGACCGCTGCCACTTAAAGTTTGCTCCTTACAGCTACTTCTCCAGAGATGTAGCCAGAAAG GTTACAGGTGTGGTAATGGATAAAGATGGAAAGGCACACTACGTGCTGTCGGGCACATGGGACGAGAAGATGGAGTTCTCCAAGGTGATGCAGAGCAGCCGAGGAGGCGAGAACGGCACTGAGGGCAAACAGAAGACAGTCTATCAGACCCTTAAAGCCAGAGAGTTGTGGAGAAGAAACCCTTTACC CGATGGAGCAGAAACCATGTACTACTTTACTGCCTTGGCCTTGACCCTGAACGAGCCTGAAGAGGGCGTGGCTCCCACAGACAGCCGACGGCGGCCTGACCAGCGCTTAATGGAGGAAGGTCGCTGGGACGAGGCCAATGCTGAGAAGCAGCGGCTGGAGGAGAAGCAGCGCACCGCCCgccgtgagagagagagggaggccgCAAGCCAACGCACCTCGAGTCAATCAGAAGAAG CTGTCGATGAGGACTCGGTTACCGATCCCTCCTTGAAAG GCGCACCTCATGACAGCTATCTTGCACTTTGGTTCGAGCGCTGCGAGGACCCAATCACAGGTGAGGAGATTCACATCTATAAGGGAGGCTACTGGGAAGCTAAGGAGCGCGGGAGCTGGGAGAGCTGTCCCAACATCTTTTGA
- the LOC113012274 gene encoding N-acyl-aromatic-L-amino acid amidohydrolase (carboxylate-forming) B-like, with protein MEVDQMVPLPRLPRVAVCGGTHGNELSGVYLVRELLKLQREVMKKEQEEDSKPALVLLVLSNPRAMQHCRRYVDTDLNRCFTHATLNGPFSDMAPYEIIRSRELNALLGPKGSPEAVDLVCDLHNTTANMGLCFIGYSDCDWICLHIFRHLQREMPDTPMRFLHFDVSNKESYSLDSLGKHGFAMEIGPQPHGVVRSNIYTAMKVGVQHMLDWVRLFNSGNVFEGGFVDVFTMVKHIDYPRDSETRNITAAIHPCLQDRDFCLLHPEDPLFQTFSGETVRYKGTEPLYPFFINECAYYEKGIALSLARKRRITIPAIRVQTEQEQQANEQGFASEEEE; from the exons ATGGAGGTAGACCAGATGGTGCCTTTGCCAAGGTTGCCCCGGGTCGCCGTGTGTGGAGGTACCCATGGCAATGAGCTGTCCGGTGTGTATTTGGTGCGAGAGCTGCTGAAACTGCAGAGAGAAGTTATGAAGAAAGAGCAAGAGGAGGACTCGAAGCCTGCGTTGGTGCTGCTGGTGCTGTCAAACCCGCGGGCAATGCAGCATTGTCGCCGATACGTAGACACTGATCTGAACCGCTGCTTTACCCACGCCACCCTCAA TGGTCCCTTCTCAGACATGGCCCCCTATGAGATCATCAGGTCCCGAGAGCTGAACGCCCTGCTAGGACCCAAGGGCAGTCCGGAGGCAGTGGATCTGGTCTGCGACCTCCACAACACCACTGCCAACATGGGCCTGTGCTTCATCGGATACTCTGACTGTGACTGGATCTGCCTGCACATATTTAGACACCTGCAA AGGGAGATGCCAGATACACCAATGAGATTCCTACATTTTGATGTGTCCAACAAAGAGTCCTATTCCCTTGATTCACTGGGAAAACATGGCTTTG CCATGGAGATCGGCCCTCAGCCTCACGGCGTGGTGAGGTCAAACATCTATACAGCAATGAAAGTGGGTGTCCAGCACATGCTTGACTGGGTCCGCCTCTTTAACTCAG GTAATGTGTTTGAGGGAGGATTTGTGGACGTGTTCACCATGGTTAAACACATCGACTACCCGAGAGACAGCGAGACCCGCAATATCACAGCAGCCATTCATCCTTGTCTCCAG GACCGAGACTTCTGCCTGCTCCACCCTGAAGACCCCCTGTTCCAGACGTTCTCAGGAGAAACAGTGAGGTATAAAGGCACTGAACCTCTCTATCCTTTCTTCATCAACGAATGCGCTTACTACGAGAAGGGCATCGCTCTCTCCCTGGCAAGAAAGAGGCGCATCACGATTCCTGCAATCCGGGTGCAGACGGAGCAGGAGCAACAAGCTAATGAGCAGGGATTTGCATCAGAAGAAGAGGAGTGA
- the LOC113018686 gene encoding claudin domain-containing protein 1-like, with protein MVDNRYATALVIACVLSIIATVYLSVAIGTQHWYQYSSPTVRGEANISELRSLYEEFIDGEFDEKTYSDTLFRLNGTVGLWWRCVLVPANAHWYKEPGAKMVLECRGFTLPQQFTPKYKEPGNHNSGEDMVRTYLWRCQFLLPLVSLGLVVLAGLTGFCACLCRSLTPTLGIGVLHMLAGLCTLATVCCYLAGMDLLHRVSMLPDKVDGSLGWSLYLVLISSPLHMMAAALLVWAARSHSQNYYRMTAYRVA; from the exons ATGGTTGACAATCGCTACGCCACAGCTCTGGTCATCGCCTGCGTGCTGAGCATCATAGCCACCGTGTATCTGTCGGTGGCAATCGGAACGCAGCACTGGTACCAGTACAGCAGCCCCACGGTGCGCGGAGAGGCCAACATTTCCGAGTTGCGCTCGCTGTACGAGGAGTTCATAGACGGAGAATTCGATGAGAAAACCTACAGCGACACGTTGTTCCGTCTTAACGGGACTGTGGGCCTCTGGTGGCGGTGTGTGCTTGTTCCTGCCAACGCTCACTGGTACAAAGAGCCAG GTGCCAAGATGGTGCTGGAGTGTCGAGGCTTCACTCTACCTCAACAGTTTACTCCAAAGTACAAAGAACCAGGGAACCACAACAGCGGGGAGGACATGGTGCGCACAT ATCTGTGGAGGTGCCAGTTTCTGCTGCCGTTGGTGTCTCTGGGTCTAGTGGTGTTGGCAGGTCTGACTGGATTCTGTGCCTGTCTGTGCCGAAGCCTCACACCAACTCTTGGAATAGGAGTGCTTCACATGCTGGCTG GTCTCTGCACCTTAGCCACAGTGTGCTGCTACCTGGCGGGGATGGACCTGCTCCACAGGGTGTCGATGCTACCCGACAAAGTGGACGGCTCTCTCGGCTGGTCGCTGTACCTGGTCCTCATTTCTTCACCTCTCCACATGATGGCTGCCGCCCTGCTAGTGTGGGCGGCGCGCAGCCATAGTCAGAACTACTACCGCATGACTGCCTACCGGGTGGCATAA